ACATGCTTCTGACCCGCGTCGAAGCTGGCCGCGGCGAGCGGCTTCAGCGTCACCGGCGCAGTCGCCGACCCGTGGGGCTCGGCGCGCAGGGACACGCCCGCCGAAAGGCTCAGCACAGCGGCGAGGGCCAGAGCGAAGATGCGTTTTCCTGCTGTCATCATGGTCTTGTCCTTCCTCATCTCGAACGGCGGCGCCGGGAGGCGCCTTCGCGACACAGACCTCTACGCGCCGAAGCCGCATCGAGATCACATTGCGTCGCAACATGAGTGTATGTTGCAGCGCAGCAGCGCGAATTCAAGGCGCGCATTGTCGCAGGTCGAGCTCTATCGAACTATTCGATTATGCAATGAATTCAGATCGAAAGATGAGTTGTGCGCCGCAAAATCGGATAGGCCGGCGCGCACGGTCGGGTCGGCGCAGGACCACCCTGACCTACCTGTACGAATAGGTGTGGATAAGCGTAAAAGGCTGGGAGAGTTACCTACCCGGCAGGCGGATTCAGCGCCCTGCGGACTCGTCGCTGTCCAGCCAGTCGAGCGTGACGACCTTGCCTTTTTCGACAGCCAGAGCCAGCCGTCCGGACTTTAGCTGCAGGGCTTTGTCGCCGAAAATCGTCCTCCGCCAGCCGGAGAGGGCGGGCACGTCCGCCGCATCGTCGCCGGCGATCGCCTCGAGATCCTCGACGGTGGCGATCATCTTGGTGGCGACGCCCGTCTCTTCGGCGACCTGTCGCAGCAGCACCTTGAGCAACTCGACAGTGGCTCCGCTGGAGCTGCCGCGCTTCTCGCGCTCTATGCGCGGCAGAGTGGCGGGATCGCGGGCCAGCGCCCGCTCGATCGCGGCGACGATGTCCGCGCCGGAGCGCGAGCGCTCGAGCCCGCGCGGAAAGGCGCGCAGATTGCCGAGCGCCTCCTGCGTCCGCGGGGCGGCGAGCGCGATCTCGATCAGCATATCGTCCTTGAGCACGCGCGAGCGCGGCACGTCGCGGCCTTGAGCTTCGCTCTCGCGCCAGGCGGCCAGCTCCATCAGAACGGCGAGGTCGCGCGGCTTGCGCACGCGATGGCGCAGCCGCTCCCAGGCGTTCTCCGGGCTCTGCTCATAGGTCTCGGGCGTGGTCAGCGTGCGCATTTCGTCGGCGAGCCAGTCGAGCCGGTTGGAGCGCTCGAGCCGGGCGCGCAGATGCGTGTAGATTTGCCGGAGATGGGTGACGTCGGCGATGGCGTAGTCGATCTGCGCCGCGGACAGCGGCCGCTTCGACCAATCGGTGAAGCGCGAGGATTTGTCGAGACTCTCCTTGGAGATAGCCTTGACCAGCTCGACATAGGAGACCTGATCGCCGAAGCCGCAGACCATGGCTGCGACCTGCGTGTCGAACAGCGGGGCCGGGATCAGCCGCGCGAGCCGCCAGACGATCTCGAGATCCTGGCGGGCGGCGTGGAAGACCTTGACCACGCGTTCATCGGCCATCAGCTCGAAGAAGGGCGTGAGGTCGAGTCCTTCGGACAAAGTGTCGACGGCGAAGGCCTCCTCGGGCGAGGCCAGTTGAATGACGCAGACCTTGGGCCAGAAAGTCGTTTCCCTCAAGAACTCCGTGTCGACGGTGACGAAGGGATGACGGGCGAGACGGGCGCAAGCGGCGGCGAGATCATCGGTAGAGGTCAAGAGGCTCATCGACATGAAGTCTTAGAGTACTTTTTTCCGGTCCTGAAGTGTCTCGGCGCATGTTTTCGGAGTCTTTGCGCATGTTTTCGACCGATTTTCCGGCCTGACGGCTTTTCCGGGCGACGACGGGGCCGCGCCGGCCCGCGCTCGGAGCTGAGACGTCGCGGGCGCCGCGAGGTCGAAGCCGGGGCCGAAGGGCGACGGCAGAGGGGATTCGCTCGCGGGGCGGGGACGCGGCGGCCATCGATCGGAGCCAAGGCCAAAAAACCGCGCAATCTGTTGAGTTGTTTCATAAAATGATCTATGAGGGCGGCCCTGCGTCGCCAGATATGACCAATTATTCGCGCGATATCCGCGCATGACGCCGGCCCGACGCGCAGTTTTTCCGATTGCCCTCGACGCGGCGAAATGAAATCATAGTGAAATAGTCAACAAATGGAGCCCGTCGGCCAAATGGCGCCCCTCGCTTTCGTCTCGACCCCTTTTCGCTCGCCGCTCCGCTTCGCTCTGGCTGCGGCCTTTTCCCTCTGCTGCGTCGCGGCCGAGGCCAAGGGCGACGCCTGGAGCGGTTGCCGCGCCGCCGATCCCGACAAGCGCATAGAGGGCTGCGGCGAGGTGATCGCCCGCGGCGACAAGGAGACCAAGCCCAATCGCGTGGCCGCGCACGTCAATCGCGGCGGAGCCTATCACGCCAAGGGCGATTATGAGCGCGCGCTCGCCGATTTCGACAAGGCGCTGGAGATCGACCCCAATTCGGCGGTCGCTCTGGCCGATCGCGCCGCGGCCTATCGCGCCAAGGGCGATTTCGACCACGCCATCGCCGATTACGACAAGCTCGTCGCCGCGCAGCCGAAGGCCGCGGCCTATCTCGGCCGCGGCGGCGCCTATCAAGGCAAGGGCGATCTCGACAAGGCCATCGCCGATTACGACAAGGCGCTGGAGCTCGACAAGAAATCGGCCGCCGCGCTGAGCAATCGCGGCCGCGCCTATCGCGCCAAGGGCGATCTCGATCGAGCGCTCGCCGATTTCGACGCGGCGATAAAGCTCGAGCCCAAATCTGCTCAGGCCTACCTCAATCGCGCCGCGCTCTATCAGGCCAGGGGCGATCTCGACCATGCGCTGGCCGATTACGACAAGGCGATCGCCAGCGACGGCAAGCTCGCCATCGCCTACAACAATCGCGGTCTGGCGCTGCACGCCAAGGGCGATTTCGACCGCGCCATCGCCGATTTCGGCAAGGCCGTCGCGATCGACGCCAAATATGCGCGCGCTTACCTCAACCGCGCCAACGCCTATCGCGGCAAGCGCGATCTCGAGCACGCCAAGCCCGATCTCGAGCAGGCGCTGTCGCTTGATCCTGCTCTCGCCGCGGCGAAAAAGGGGCTGGACGAGGTGACGAAGCAACTCGCCGCCCGCGCCGCCGCCGCGCCGGCGCAATAGCGCGCGCCGAGGCGGTCTGACTTCTTTCAACGGGAGGCGGAAGGCGCCTCGTCGATCGCGAGAAAGAGACGCTCGACGCCCGTTCCGGCGATCGGCGGCGAGCGATGCGGCTGAGCGGGCGCTTCGGCGGTCGCGGCCTTCTCGCCGCGCAGGATCGCGACCCAGCCGCGCTCGAGCCGGCGAATGGGCTCCTCGGCGAGAGGGTCCGCTCCCGGGGCCGGCGCGATCCATTGCGTGCCCGGCCCGCGATAGGTGGTCACGAGGCGAAAGCGCACGAAATCGACGTGAAACAAACGACAGGCGTCGTCCGCGATCGTCTCGAGCCGCACGCGAATCTCGCCCGCGCGCGTCGCCTCCCGATAGAGAAGCGCGAGCCGCATCACATCGCTCACCAGCCATTCCGCGAGCCATGCGGGCTCGAGGCCGGCGTCCGCCAAGCCCTGCGCCAGCGCGCGCCGCAGCGTCTCCTCTTCGCCCGTCACGCGCAATCGTAGCGGGCTGGCGAGCGTCGTCGCGTCCAGCGCGGCGGCGACTCCCGGCTCTAATTCCCGCGGAATCAGGCAGATCGAGCGGGACTGCATGAGATTTCGCGGCGCTCGCCGCGACACGGGCGCAGCGGCTTCGTCACGCAGCATCGGCGCTCTCCCATGCGGGGAAGGGGTCGCGCAGCGCGCGATAGGCCGAGGCGTCGAAGCGTTTGGGCTTTTGCGGCCCGACGAGGCAGGCGTCGAGCGCCGCGCGAATCGCCGCCTCGTTCATGCCGATTCCGATGAAGACGAGCTCCTGCCGGCGATCGCCCCAGACCGCGTCCCAATTGCGCTCGAAATGGCGCTTCCAGTCGGGATGGTCGGGCCAATGCTGT
This genomic window from Methylosinus sp. H3A contains:
- the rnd gene encoding ribonuclease D, which gives rise to MSLLTSTDDLAAACARLARHPFVTVDTEFLRETTFWPKVCVIQLASPEEAFAVDTLSEGLDLTPFFELMADERVVKVFHAARQDLEIVWRLARLIPAPLFDTQVAAMVCGFGDQVSYVELVKAISKESLDKSSRFTDWSKRPLSAAQIDYAIADVTHLRQIYTHLRARLERSNRLDWLADEMRTLTTPETYEQSPENAWERLRHRVRKPRDLAVLMELAAWRESEAQGRDVPRSRVLKDDMLIEIALAAPRTQEALGNLRAFPRGLERSRSGADIVAAIERALARDPATLPRIEREKRGSSSGATVELLKVLLRQVAEETGVATKMIATVEDLEAIAGDDAADVPALSGWRRTIFGDKALQLKSGRLALAVEKGKVVTLDWLDSDESAGR
- a CDS encoding tetratricopeptide repeat protein, with product MAPLAFVSTPFRSPLRFALAAAFSLCCVAAEAKGDAWSGCRAADPDKRIEGCGEVIARGDKETKPNRVAAHVNRGGAYHAKGDYERALADFDKALEIDPNSAVALADRAAAYRAKGDFDHAIADYDKLVAAQPKAAAYLGRGGAYQGKGDLDKAIADYDKALELDKKSAAALSNRGRAYRAKGDLDRALADFDAAIKLEPKSAQAYLNRAALYQARGDLDHALADYDKAIASDGKLAIAYNNRGLALHAKGDFDRAIADFGKAVAIDAKYARAYLNRANAYRGKRDLEHAKPDLEQALSLDPALAAAKKGLDEVTKQLAARAAAAPAQ
- a CDS encoding DUF1826 domain-containing protein; this translates as MLRDEAAAPVSRRAPRNLMQSRSICLIPRELEPGVAAALDATTLASPLRLRVTGEEETLRRALAQGLADAGLEPAWLAEWLVSDVMRLALLYREATRAGEIRVRLETIADDACRLFHVDFVRFRLVTTYRGPGTQWIAPAPGADPLAEEPIRRLERGWVAILRGEKAATAEAPAQPHRSPPIAGTGVERLFLAIDEAPSASR